A single window of Thermodesulfobacteriota bacterium DNA harbors:
- a CDS encoding MASE3 domain-containing protein — MNPAENVEGSFQDPAIGGLSRQTKAFLLASALAGLYFISRVNYLLFHTLAEFSGIVIALTVFLLTWNLRRQIRNNFLLIMGISFLFIGSIDLVHTLSYKGMPALFGPGAEATKLWIAARYTQAFALLVALYFLDRPKRIGPAVCLAGFAAWSALLLSSILWWNVFPACFLEGTGLTPFKKFSEYVICAVFGVCALLLFAKRGAFEETVFRMILMSIGFFIASEAAFTLYEDVYGESNLVGHFFKIFGFLAIYGALIRTGLKQPFDLIFRDMKRAEERLVQEHEFNRCLLENMADGVVACDAGGALTLFNRSAREWHGLDPMRLPPGDWARHYDLFRYDGVTPLPAEEIPLAMAYEGKAVRNAGMAIIAKGQAPRFILANGGAITDAGGRKLGAVAVMRDVTDFLRLERELIEANESLEKRVAERTEQLRTSEENYRELIRKIHIAIIVHGTGSRILVANEEARRLLGLTEARPSGEPVADPGLCFLREDGSVMPREEYPAHRALATGEPLRDVVLGVRRTGSEIVVWVLASADPVRGRQGDVSHVIATFVDITGRKRAEDAVTLREREYHTLLDNMPDLIVRYDKELRRTYVNQSWEKASGLSRQEVVNVPTHAIARVPDPIVSEYEQKLRRVLEKGTTENCSFSWVNAFGKELFLEYAIVPEHDRSGGIIGALAIGRDISERRRSEEEMRRLNRELRAISLCNQVLVRAEEEQALLNDICRIVCDDAGYRMAWVGYAENDEAKTVRPAAWYGVEEGYLYFARITWSETERGRGPAGRAIRSGLNQCTKDFLTDPQVAPWREEALLRGYRSSIAMPLKDFDGNVFGAFMIYSAEPDAFTPEEIRLLTELSEDMAFGIATLRTRAERAHDGAVNASRLHLLQFAATHSLDELLEETLNEAESLSGSLIGFYHFVEEDQQSLTLQNWSTRTKAEFCTAKGKNLHYAIGEAGVWVDCVHQRRPVIHNDYASLPHRKGMPEGHAPVLRELVVPVIRGSRIKAILGVGNKPVIYGERDVKAISLLADLA, encoded by the coding sequence ATGAATCCGGCCGAAAACGTGGAAGGCTCTTTCCAGGACCCCGCCATCGGAGGATTGTCGAGACAGACCAAGGCGTTTCTTCTCGCTTCCGCGCTTGCGGGGCTGTATTTCATTTCCCGGGTGAACTACCTCCTGTTCCACACTTTGGCGGAGTTCTCCGGCATCGTCATAGCTCTGACCGTTTTTCTCCTCACCTGGAACCTCAGGCGCCAGATCCGAAACAATTTCCTGCTGATCATGGGGATCTCCTTTCTCTTCATCGGATCGATCGACCTGGTCCATACGTTGTCCTACAAAGGAATGCCCGCCCTCTTCGGGCCGGGAGCCGAAGCGACGAAGCTCTGGATCGCGGCAAGGTACACGCAGGCTTTCGCCCTGCTCGTCGCGCTATATTTCCTGGACCGGCCGAAAAGAATCGGTCCGGCGGTTTGCCTTGCCGGCTTCGCGGCGTGGTCGGCGCTGCTTCTCTCAAGCATCCTCTGGTGGAACGTGTTCCCGGCCTGTTTTCTCGAAGGGACGGGGCTGACCCCTTTCAAGAAATTCAGCGAGTATGTGATCTGCGCCGTCTTCGGGGTCTGCGCCCTCCTCCTGTTCGCCAAGCGCGGCGCCTTCGAGGAAACAGTTTTCCGGATGATTCTGATGTCGATCGGCTTCTTCATCGCGAGCGAAGCGGCGTTCACGTTGTATGAGGACGTGTACGGCGAAAGCAACCTCGTCGGCCACTTTTTCAAGATTTTCGGCTTCCTCGCGATATACGGCGCCCTGATCAGGACGGGATTGAAGCAGCCGTTCGACCTGATTTTCCGGGACATGAAACGGGCGGAAGAACGATTGGTCCAGGAACACGAGTTCAACCGCTGCCTGCTGGAAAACATGGCGGACGGGGTGGTCGCCTGCGACGCCGGCGGCGCCCTGACGCTGTTCAACCGCTCGGCGAGGGAATGGCATGGCCTGGACCCGATGCGGCTGCCTCCGGGGGATTGGGCGCGGCATTACGACCTTTTCCGGTACGACGGGGTTACGCCCCTGCCGGCCGAGGAGATCCCTCTGGCCATGGCCTACGAGGGCAAGGCCGTCAGGAATGCCGGCATGGCGATCATAGCCAAGGGCCAGGCCCCCCGCTTCATTCTGGCCAACGGCGGCGCGATAACGGATGCGGGCGGGCGGAAGCTCGGCGCGGTTGCGGTCATGCGCGACGTCACCGATTTCCTGCGCCTGGAACGGGAACTCATCGAGGCCAACGAATCCCTCGAAAAGCGCGTTGCGGAACGCACGGAGCAGTTACGGACCAGCGAGGAGAACTACCGGGAGCTGATCCGGAAGATCCATATCGCCATCATCGTGCACGGAACCGGGTCCCGAATACTGGTCGCAAACGAAGAGGCCCGGCGGCTGCTCGGACTGACGGAAGCGCGGCCGTCGGGAGAGCCGGTCGCCGATCCGGGCCTGTGCTTCCTGCGGGAGGACGGCAGCGTCATGCCGCGGGAAGAGTACCCGGCCCACCGGGCCCTGGCCACGGGGGAGCCGTTGCGGGATGTTGTTTTGGGCGTTCGTCGTACCGGGTCCGAAATAGTGGTCTGGGTTCTGGCCAGCGCGGATCCCGTGCGCGGCCGGCAAGGCGATGTCTCCCATGTGATCGCAACCTTTGTGGACATCACCGGACGGAAGCGGGCGGAGGACGCGGTGACCCTTCGGGAGCGTGAATACCATACCCTCCTGGACAACATGCCCGATCTGATCGTCCGCTACGACAAGGAGTTGCGGCGTACATACGTGAACCAGAGCTGGGAAAAGGCCAGCGGGCTTTCCAGGCAGGAAGTCGTCAACGTACCCACGCACGCCATCGCCCGGGTCCCCGACCCCATCGTCTCGGAATACGAACAAAAGCTGCGCCGCGTGCTGGAGAAGGGAACGACCGAGAACTGCAGCTTCTCCTGGGTGAACGCCTTCGGAAAGGAGCTCTTCCTCGAATATGCCATCGTGCCGGAGCACGACCGGAGCGGCGGGATCATCGGGGCGCTCGCCATCGGCCGCGACATTTCCGAACGCAGGCGGTCCGAGGAGGAAATGCGCCGCCTGAACCGCGAACTGCGCGCCATCAGCCTGTGCAACCAGGTCCTGGTCCGCGCGGAGGAGGAACAGGCGCTGCTCAACGACATCTGCCGGATCGTGTGCGACGACGCCGGTTATCGGATGGCCTGGGTGGGGTACGCCGAAAACGACGAGGCAAAGACGGTAAGGCCGGCCGCATGGTACGGAGTCGAGGAGGGGTACCTCTATTTCGCAAGGATCACGTGGTCGGAAACGGAACGCGGGCGCGGCCCCGCCGGCAGGGCGATCCGGAGCGGTCTAAACCAGTGCACAAAGGATTTCCTGACCGATCCCCAGGTCGCCCCCTGGCGCGAGGAGGCGCTGCTCCGCGGCTACCGTTCCTCCATCGCCATGCCGCTGAAGGATTTCGACGGCAACGTCTTCGGCGCATTCATGATCTACTCCGCCGAACCGGATGCCTTCACGCCGGAAGAAATCCGGCTCCTCACGGAACTGTCGGAGGACATGGCGTTCGGCATCGCCACTCTGCGCACCCGCGCCGAACGCGCGCACGACGGCGCCGTCAACGCGTCCCGCCTGCATCTGCTGCAATTCGCGGCGACGCATTCGCTGGACGAGCTGCTCGAGGAGACGTTGAACGAAGCGGAAAGCTTGAGCGGCAGCCTCATCGGTTTCTATCACTTCGTCGAAGAGGATCAGCAGTCTCTCACGCTCCAGAACTGGTCCACCCGGACAAAAGCGGAATTCTGCACGGCGAAAGGGAAAAACCTGCACTACGCAATCGGCGAGGCGGGTGTGTGGGTCGATTGCGTCCATCAGCGCCGGCCGGTGATCCACAACGACTATGCGTCGCTCCCCCACCGCAAAGGGATGCCGGAAGGGCATGCCCCGGTCCTTCGGGAGCTTGTCGTGCCCGTGATAAGGGGTTCCCGGATCAAGGCCATTCTGGGTGTGGGGAACAAGCCGGTGATTTACGGGGAGAGAGATGTGAAAGCCATTTCCCTTCTTGCCGACCTGGCATAG